The DNA window GCTGCCCGGCAGGGACTCGAACCCCGATTAACGGCGCCAGAAGCCGTCGTCCTGCCATTAGACGACCGGGCAATACTTTACATTCTACACCACATACAACCTTACTCTATTTACCAAACTCCGTTGCGGACTGCGACTCGCTTCGCTCTCATGCACTGCGATTTCTACAGTTTCTACGCTGCGCTTCGAAACTAAGAAATCGGGAGCCTGCCATTAGACGACCGGGCAAGTGATGTGTACGATACAGCAAAACACGCGTCTATTCAACCCGACAACTACTCCGTAAGGTGGAAGAATGATTTTATGCGGCTCACCATCCCGTGGTGAGCATAGACCCGCTCTTCTCGATCCAGCACAAGGTACGCCACCGCAGCAGCGGCACCGAACATATTAAAGACCAGGTCAAGCACGGTGTTGTTATATCCGCCAACACCGGTTTCCGGCATAGCAAGCACCGCGATGAACTCAACGATCTCATTGAGAACTCCCAGCCCCATCCCGGCAAGGACTACTACAGATAAGATGATCGGCCAGTTGACCTGCCCTGCCAGATACGGCCGGATCAGATGGTAGACCACTAACGTTGCCACCGCGAAGCCAAAGAAATGCACGACTTGGTCATATTTGAGGATCACCAGCTCGTTTCCCGCATCAATAAGAGGAACAAGTGTCAGTCCGTAGAGAATACCGTTGCCGACCGGCACCGCACCGCCGGCCATATGCAAAAGGCCCCAGATCGAAAGACCCCAGAGGATCACGCTGTCAAAACGTGACCGGTGCAATGTGCCTGCCACTGCCCCGGCAATAACGACCAGTACAGCTACATACCAAAGAAACTCGTAGTCCCCGATCGCTACAAAATACACCGACGCACCAAAAATGTACGCAAGGGTAAAAAGAACGACCCAGCTATGCTCATGAAGTGTGTTCAACATATGTATTATTTATTAGATCCGCTCCCCCACCTGTTCACAACCCACGGCTTGATCCATACCCCAACCTTCCAGATACTACCCGCCACTACGCCAATAAGTACGATCCAAAGAAGAAGTACCGGCAAGAAAAAGATCAGCGCGATAAGGAAATTCACGAAACTCACTAGCTCGCTCAACAGCGTCCGCAGACCTTCTTTTATTTCGTTAACAGGGCTCCATGTCACCCCAAATATTTCTACGTCGGCTTCAGAGACGAGCGAAACCCGAATCGTAGACATGTCAGTCTGACGGCTCAAATACT is part of the Candidatus Paceibacterota bacterium genome and encodes:
- a CDS encoding DUF2238 domain-containing protein; the protein is MLNTLHEHSWVVLFTLAYIFGASVYFVAIGDYEFLWYVAVLVVIAGAVAGTLHRSRFDSVILWGLSIWGLLHMAGGAVPVGNGILYGLTLVPLIDAGNELVILKYDQVVHFFGFAVATLVVYHLIRPYLAGQVNWPIILSVVVLAGMGLGVLNEIVEFIAVLAMPETGVGGYNNTVLDLVFNMFGAAAAVAYLVLDREERVYAHHGMVSRIKSFFHLTE